The DNA segment ATCCACGCCGCCACCATGGTCACGGCCGGCGTTTACATGGTCGCGCGCCTCAGCTTCCTGTTCTCGCTGAGCCCCGTCGCAGGCGGCGTCATCGCGCTGATCGGGGCCTCGACGGCGCTCCTCGCGGCGACGATTGGCTTCTTCCAGTACGACATCAAGAAGGTGCTCGCCTACAGCACGGTGAGCCAGCTCGGCTTCATGTTCATCGGGGTCGGCGTCGGGGCGTACTGGGCCGCCGTGTTCCACCTGATGACACACGCCTTCTTCAAGGCGTGCCTGTTCCTCGGGTCGGGCTCGGTGATCCACGGGATGCACGCGGTGGAGCACGACGAGGCCGCGGCCCAGGACATGCGCAACATGGGCGGCCTCCGCCGCGTCATGCCGCTCACGGCGCGGACGTACCAGGCGGCGTGCCTCGCCATCACCGCCGCGCCCATCCCGTTCTTCGCAGGCTTCTGGTCGAAGGACGAGATCCTCTGGAAGGCGTTCGGCGCCGAGAACACCGGCCCGATCCCGGGGCTGCTCCTCTATGCGATGGGCCTCGCGGCGGCGCTCGGCACCTCGTTCTACATGTGGCGGAGCTACTTCCTGACGTTCGAGGGGCCCCACGCCCGAAAGGAGATCGAGACCCGGGTCCACGAGTCGCCGCCGGCGATCACCTGGGTGCTCGCGGTGCTGGCGGTCCTGTCGGCGTTCGCGGGCGTCGTGTTCGGCTTCTCCAGCCACTTCGTCGGCGGCCACGGCGAGCCCCTGCTGGAGGCGTGGCTCCATCCGGTGTTCGCTCACGCGGAGGTCTCGTTCCGGCGCCACGGGCTGGGGCTCGAGCTCGCGCTCATGGCGCTCTCCGTCGGCGGCGCGATCGTCGCCTTCTCGCTCGCGCGCGCCCGCTACGGCGCGCGTCGCTCTCCGCGCTGGGTCGAAGAGGAGCGGCGGCTCCCGGGCTTCCAGCTCCTCTCGAACAAGTACTACGTCGACGAGATCTACGACGCGACCGTGGTGCGCGCCGCCCTCTCGCTGCGCCTCTTCTTCGCCGAGATGGATCGCTGGATCGTCGACGGCATCGTCAACGGGGTCGCGGTCCTGGCCCGGGCCGCCGCCTGGGTCACGGGCGCCATCGATCGGTACCTCGTCGACGGGGTCGTGAACCTCGTCGCCGAGGGCACGCTGAGCGCCGGGGCGAAGCTCCGCACCCTGCAGACCGGGCGCATCCAGAGCTACGTCTACTTCCTCCTGGGCGGCGTCGCCTTGTTCAGCATCGTTCATTACTTCCTGCGGTGAACGGCCGATGTCGAACCTCTCCCTCGTCAGCATGCGCCGTGGATTCGCCCTCGCGAGATCGGCCAGGTCCACCTCGATGAAGCTCCTGATCCCCCTCCTGGTCGCGCTCTCCGTCGTGCTCGGGGCGGCGCCGCCGGCGCTGGCGCAGGCGCTCGATGCGCCGAGGGCGCCCGGGCCGCGCGGCCAGATCGCGCTGCGCGCTGAGCCGCCCGGCGCGCCGGTCGAGCTCGCCGCGAGCGGGCCGGACCACGTCGGCTCGTTCACGATCGAGAACCAGGGCGACGGCCCCTTGAAGGTGACGCGGGTGATCGTGCGGACGTCCCCCGAGGATCCGCGCGTCCCGCCGGGCGTCAGCGCGGAGCTCGATGGCGGCGGCGCCTCGGCGACCCTCGCCCCGGGCGCGAGCCGGAAGGTCGTGGTCCGGTGGAAGACCGCGGGCGTGCGCGCGCGCGAGCTCTACGGGCACGTCGTCGTCGAGTCGGACGCGGTGGCGGCCGGCGCGGCCGGCGTGCTGGAGGTAGCGCGGACCGTCGCGATGGGCATCCACGCGGAGCGCGGGAGCAGCCTCGGCTTCGTCGGCGACCACATCCTCTCGATCCTGACGTTCCTGCCGCTGCTCGGCGTGGTCGCTGTCTTCCTCGCGCACCTCTTTCGTTACCGGGACGACAGGAAGCTCCGGCTGATGACCGTCGTGCTGATGGGCGTGAACCTCGTCCTCGCGGCGTGGCTCTACGCGCAGTTCGACCGGGGCTTCACCAGGATCGACGGGAACGACGGCTACCAGTTCATCGAGCACGGCGTGTGGATCCGCTCGCTGAACGTCGAGTACTTCGTCGGCGTCGACGGCGTGTCGATCTCGATGGTCCTGCTCACGGCGCTGATCTCGTTCGTGGGCGCCCTCGCGAGCTACAGCGTCCACGACCAGCTCAAGGGCTACTTCGCGATGTACAACCTCCTCGTCACGGGGATGTTCGGCGTCTTCATCGCGCTCGACCTGTTCCTCTTCTTCGTCTTCTGGGAGGTGATGCTCCTGCCGATGTACTTCCTCATCGGCATCTGGGGCGGACCGCGGCGCGAGTACGCGGCGATCAAGTTCTTCCTCTACACGCTGGCCGGCAGCGTCTTCATGCTGCTCGCGTTCATCTGGTTCTACCTGAACGCCGGCCACACCTACCTGGTCGACGGCCAGGCCACCGAGCGCATCTTCTCGATCCCGGAGCTCTCGCGGGTCGCCTGGGCGGCGCAGGGGCTCACGATCCTCGGCGCCGCCGCGGTGAAGGTGGTCTGGATCTGGCTGTTCGTCGGGTTCGCGATCAAGATCCCGATGTTCCCGTTCCACACCTGGCTGCCGGACGCCCACGTGGAGGCGCCCACGGCGATCAGCGTGATCCTCGCGGGGGTGCTCCTCAAGATGGGCACCTACGGCATCCTCCGCATCAACTTCACCCTGCTGCCCGAGGCGACGCAGTGGGCCGCGCCGGCCATGGCGGTGTTCGGGGTGGTCAACATCCTCTACGGCGCCTTCTGCGCCATGGCGCAGAGCGACCTGAAGAAGCTCGTGGCCTACTCCTCCGTCAGCCACATGGGCTTCACGCTGCTGGCGCTCGGCGCGATGACGCCGCAGGGCATCCAGGCCTGCCTCGTCCAGATGTTCAACCACGGCCTGATCACCGGGATGCTCTTCACCCTGGTCGGCGTGGTCTACGACCGCGTGCACACGCGCGACATCGACAGGTTCGGCGGCCTCGCCTCGGAGATGCCGCTCTACACGGCGCTCGTCGGCTTCGCGTTCATGGCGTCGCTCGGCCTGCCCGGCCTGTCCGGCTTCTGGGGGGAGGCGATGACGTTCATCGGCGCCTTCCCGCGCTACCGCGCGCTCACGATCCTCGCGGCCGTCGGCGTCATCGTCACCGCGGCCTACCACCTCTGGGCCCTCCAGCGGATGTTCCTCGGCACGTTCCGCGCGTCGTGGCGGCAGAGCAAGTACCTCGAGCCGTTCGGCGGGAAGTTCCCGGAGATCAGCGGGCGAGAGCTCGCGTCGATCGCGCCGCTCGCGGCGCTGGTCCTCGTCCTCGGCTTCTGGCCGCGCCCGCTGCTCAGCCTCATCGACCGCGGGGCCCTCGAGGTGCACCGCCTCGTCGACAGGCCGGGGCAGTCCCAGATCGCCGGCGCGCCAAGCGTGGACAGCGTGGGTGGCGCCGCGCACGCCCGCGCGGGCGCCCCGGACGAGGGCGCCTCGCCGGGCCAGGGCTCCCTCGCCAGCGCCAGGTAAGCCGTGGAACCCCGCGCCCTCGACAACGTGGCGAGCCTCGCCTACTTCGCGCCGGAGCTCGGCCTCATCGCGGCGGCCCTGCTGCTCGTCGTGTGGGACCTCGCGTCCCCGGCGCGCCTCAAGCTCGCCGGCCTCGTGATCCTCAGCCTCGCGGCGCTCGCCTGGTCAGGCGGGCTGGGCGCGTACTTCCTGGCGACGGACGCCGGCCCTCGCGCGCTCTTCCACGGCCTGCTCGCGTTCGATCGCTTCTCGAACCTCTTCCGCGTGATCTTCGCGCTCGTCACCGGGGCGATCATCCTCTTCTTGGTGCCCCCGCGGGCCCCTGGGATCGAGCCCGAGCTCCGCCGCGACTCGGGCGAGCTCTTCACGCTGATCCTCGTGCTCTCGCTGGGCATGAACCTGATGGCGGCGAGCCGCCACCTGCTGCTCATCTACCTGTCGCTCGAGCTCGTCAGCGTCATCAGCTTCGTGCTGGCGGGCTTCAAGATCAACGACGCGAAATCGAGCGAGGCGGCGCTCAAGTACGTCATCTTCGGCGGCGTCGCGTCGGGGATCATGCTCTACGGGATGAGCTGGATCTTCGGCATCACCGCGTCGATGAGGCTCGACGAGTGCGGGGCGCGGATCGCCGCGCTCACGGCGCAGCAGGGCAAGGTGCCGGAGGTCGTGTTCGTCGGCACGGCCTTCATGCTCGCGGGGTTCGGTTACAAGATCAGCGCCGCCCCGTTCCACATGTGGACGCCCGACGTGTACGAGGGCGCGCCGACCCCGGTGACCGCGTTCCTCTCGGTGGGGCCGAAGGCGGCGGGCTTCGCGGTGCTGATCCGCTTCTTCTCGGACGCGCTCGGCGCCGGGAGCGCGTCGCCCGGCGTCGCGACGCCGTGGCCGGTGCTCTTCGGGTGCCTCGCGATGGCGACCATGACCGTCGGCAACCTGTCGGCGCTCGAGCAGGAGAACGTGAAGCGCATGCTCGCCTACTCGAGCATCGCGCACGCGGGGTACATGCTGCTCGGCTTCTCGGTGTTCAGCGGCGCCGGCGTCGCCGCGATCGCGTTCTACATCGTCACCTACTGCTTCATGAACCTCGGCGCGTTCATGGTGGTGATGGCCGTGGCCGAGGAGAGCGGCGGAGACGAGACGTTCGCCGCCTTCCGGGGGCTCGGGCGCCGCGCCCCGCTCGTCGCCGCGGCGATGGCCGTGTTCCTGGTCTCGCTCACCGGCCTGCCCCCGATGGCCGGCTTCATCGGCAAATTCTACCTCTTCTCGGCGCTGCTCGCCGCCGGGGGCGCGTGGAGCTGGGTCATCGCGGTCGTCGGTGTGCTGAACAGCGTGATCTCGCTCTTCTATTACGCGCGCCTGCTCCGCACGATGTATCTCGACAAGAGCGATCGCACCGAGCCCGCGCAGGTGCGGCCGCTGCTCGGCGCGACGACGTGCGCGCTCGCGGTTCCGACCCTGCTGCTCGGGGTCTACTGGGGGCCCGTTTACGATTTCGTGGCGCGCTCGGTGGCGATCCTGCGCTGAGCGCTGAGCGCTGAGTGCTGAGTCAAGGACCGACGTCGCCCCATCCGGCGCGCGCCGGGCCGAACGCGGCGGTATCGATCTCCCTGCGATCCTTGCTAGTGTGCGCGCGCGTGGCCACGACGCAGGACGCGAGCTCTCCAGAGGAACGTTTCGCGCGGGGGGTACGCCTTGCCCCGGGCGGCCTGGACATCGGCGGCAAGCTGGTCCCGCTGTACGCCGGCAGCGTGCACTACTGGCGGCTCGACCCGCAGCACTGGCGCGCCTGCCTCGAGGCCACGCGCTCGCTCGGCGTTCACCTGATCGACATCTATGTGCCATGGGCCGTCCACGAGACCGGCCCGGGGCAGTTCGATTTCGGCCGGGCCGATCCGCGCCGCGACGTCGGCGCCTTTCTCCGCCTCGCGCACGAGCTCGGTTTTTACGTCATCGCCCGCCCTGGCCCGCACATCAACGCCGAGCTCACCTGCTTCGGCATCCCCGAGCGCGTCATCTGGGACCCGAGCTGCCAGGCCCGCTCGGCGCGGAACAACCCGGTCGTGCTCCCGATGTTGCCGTACGGGTTCCCGGTCCCGAGCTACGCGAGCAACGCATTCCACGACGAGGTCGCCCGCTATTTCAACGCGCTCGCCCCGGTCCTCACGCCGCACCTCTACCCGGACGGGCCCATCGTGCTCTTGCAGATCGACAACGAGGGCGCGCTCTACTTCCGCGACGGGGCGTACGATCAGGATTACCACCCGGACGCGATCTCCCTGTACCGCGACTTCTTGCGCGAGAAGTACCGGACGATCGAGGCGCTCCAGCGCGCTTACGCGAAGCGGGCGGAGCCCACGCCGGAGGGCGACGCGGTCGAGGACGTCGGCGCGGCGCTCGTGCGCGCGGTCGCCCGCGAGCGCGCGCAGGCCGAGGAGGGCGACCTGCGGTTCGCCACGATCACGCCGCCGGTCGCGTTCGACGCCGAGACGCCGGGCGATCTCGCGCGCCACCTCGACTGGAGCGAGTTCCACGAGCACCTCCTCGAGACCGCCATGGGCCGCTTCGCGAGGGCGCTCTCCGCGGCGGGCGTCGATGGCCTGCCCACGATGCACAATTTCCCGATGGGACAGGACGCGACGCCGCTCAACCCTGCGCGCATCTCGCGCGTCGTCGACCTCGTCGGCCTCGACTACTACAGCATCGCGAGCCCGAGCACCCGGCAGATCATCGCCCGCCGGACGAGCGAGCTCGCCGTGCGCTGCGAGGCGCTCTCGCTGCCGCCCTTCGCGTGCGAGATGGGCGCCGGCTTCCCGCCGTTCTTCCCGCCGCTCGAGGAGCGCGACAGCGTGTTCGTGATGATGGCCGCGCTCGCCTACGGGCTGCGCGGGTACAACATCTACATGGCGGTCGAGCGCGACCGCTGGATCGGCGCGCCGATCGATCCGCGCGGCCGTCCTCGCCCCTTCGCCGCCTTCTGGCGGAAGCTCTCCGCGGCCCTCGAGGCGACGAGGTTCCACGAGCTCCGGCGCCCGGCGCCGGTGCGCATCGTCACGCCGCGCACGGAGCGCCGGCTCTCCCGCGTGATGCACGCCTTCGGCCCGCTCACCGGGGCGTTCTTCTCGATCATGAACTTCGGTGCCCGCGATCGCTGCCTCGAGGACGATCTCGGGCTCGGCTACCCGCTGGCGGTGGAGTCCGACACGTTCGTGCGCGCGTTCGAGGAGGCGCTCGACGCGCGCGGCGTCCCCTACGCCCACGTGGGCGGCGAAGATCGCGACATCTCGCTCGTCGGGGCGCGCTGGGTCATCTGCGCCACCTCGGGCGGCCTGAGCCCGGAGCTGTTCGCGTGGCTCGAGGCGACGTCCAGGCAGGGGACGCTGATCACGCTCGGCCCCCGCGAGCCCACCTTCGACGGCGCCTTCCGCCAGCTGCCGCGGCCCTACGAGCTGAAGCGGCTCCTCGCCCCCGGCCAGAACCTGCCGGCGCTCCTCCAGGACGACCCCGCCGCGGCCGACGCCGCGGTGTCGCGCGCCATCGACGCGCTCGGCCTGCCGACCTTCGCGTGTGATCCGGACAGCGTGTTCGCCACGCTGCACGAGGACGCGTCGGGCACGCCGCGGGTGCTCTTCCTGCTGAACCCCGGGGACGCGGACGTGGTGGCGCGCGTCACCGTGAGCGCTCAGCGAGCGCGCGATGTGCTGGACGACGCGCACTTCGAGGCGCGGCGCGGGGCGCTCGAGGTGCGGCTCGTGCCTCGCTCCGTGCGGATGCTCGCGCTGGAGTAGCCCCGCCGCCGCGCGCTGCGCCGGCCGGCGAGGCTCGTTATCTCCGCTCGATCCCCTCCTGGACCCGGTGTGCCCTCGATCAGCGCTCGAACCGCAGCGAGTTGCCCTCTGCATCGCGGAAGCGGCCCATGCCGATCATGAGGATGTCGATCAGCGACCAGATGCCGAGCCCGCCGCACGTCAAGAGCTTCGCTATGCCGAGCCCGGTCTGTCCCAGATAAAAGCGATCTACGCCAAAGTAGCCGAGGAAATAGGAGAGCAAGAACAGCGTGGACTGGCTCTTGGTCGGGTGGCCGACGGGCGCGTCGCGCCTGAGCACGAGCCCCTGGGCGTCTCGCATCGATCCGGTGCCGATCAGGATCGTATCGATGAGGCTCCAGAAGCCGAGGCCACCACACGTGAACAGCTTCAGGAGCCCGAGCCCCGTCTGGCCCAGGTAGAAGCGATCGACGCCGAAGGTCCCGAGAAACACCGCGAGCATGAAGGCTGTCGCCTGGTCCTTGTCGGAATAGGCGTGCGCCGGGGCGCCGTGAGGCGGTCCGCCGCCATGAGCCGGCGGCGGGCCCCAGCCGCCTCCAGGCGGCGCGCCGTAGCCGCCTGGGGGCGCGCCCCATCCTGCGCCAGGAGGCGGGGTTCCGCCCGGCGGCGGGTATCCGCCGGGTGGCGGCGGCGGGTATCCGCCCGACGAGGATGCGCCGCCTCCGCCGCCCGGCGCCACGCCCTGGCCGCCGGGCGGGCTAGACCCCCAGCCGCCATTTCCCCAGCCGCCGCCTGCGTTGCCCCAGCCTCCGCCACCG comes from the Sorangium aterium genome and includes:
- a CDS encoding complex I subunit 4 family protein, whose product is MSNLSLVSMRRGFALARSARSTSMKLLIPLLVALSVVLGAAPPALAQALDAPRAPGPRGQIALRAEPPGAPVELAASGPDHVGSFTIENQGDGPLKVTRVIVRTSPEDPRVPPGVSAELDGGGASATLAPGASRKVVVRWKTAGVRARELYGHVVVESDAVAAGAAGVLEVARTVAMGIHAERGSSLGFVGDHILSILTFLPLLGVVAVFLAHLFRYRDDRKLRLMTVVLMGVNLVLAAWLYAQFDRGFTRIDGNDGYQFIEHGVWIRSLNVEYFVGVDGVSISMVLLTALISFVGALASYSVHDQLKGYFAMYNLLVTGMFGVFIALDLFLFFVFWEVMLLPMYFLIGIWGGPRREYAAIKFFLYTLAGSVFMLLAFIWFYLNAGHTYLVDGQATERIFSIPELSRVAWAAQGLTILGAAAVKVVWIWLFVGFAIKIPMFPFHTWLPDAHVEAPTAISVILAGVLLKMGTYGILRINFTLLPEATQWAAPAMAVFGVVNILYGAFCAMAQSDLKKLVAYSSVSHMGFTLLALGAMTPQGIQACLVQMFNHGLITGMLFTLVGVVYDRVHTRDIDRFGGLASEMPLYTALVGFAFMASLGLPGLSGFWGEAMTFIGAFPRYRALTILAAVGVIVTAAYHLWALQRMFLGTFRASWRQSKYLEPFGGKFPEISGRELASIAPLAALVLVLGFWPRPLLSLIDRGALEVHRLVDRPGQSQIAGAPSVDSVGGAAHARAGAPDEGASPGQGSLASAR
- a CDS encoding NADH-quinone oxidoreductase subunit N — encoded protein: MEPRALDNVASLAYFAPELGLIAAALLLVVWDLASPARLKLAGLVILSLAALAWSGGLGAYFLATDAGPRALFHGLLAFDRFSNLFRVIFALVTGAIILFLVPPRAPGIEPELRRDSGELFTLILVLSLGMNLMAASRHLLLIYLSLELVSVISFVLAGFKINDAKSSEAALKYVIFGGVASGIMLYGMSWIFGITASMRLDECGARIAALTAQQGKVPEVVFVGTAFMLAGFGYKISAAPFHMWTPDVYEGAPTPVTAFLSVGPKAAGFAVLIRFFSDALGAGSASPGVATPWPVLFGCLAMATMTVGNLSALEQENVKRMLAYSSIAHAGYMLLGFSVFSGAGVAAIAFYIVTYCFMNLGAFMVVMAVAEESGGDETFAAFRGLGRRAPLVAAAMAVFLVSLTGLPPMAGFIGKFYLFSALLAAGGAWSWVIAVVGVLNSVISLFYYARLLRTMYLDKSDRTEPAQVRPLLGATTCALAVPTLLLGVYWGPVYDFVARSVAILR
- a CDS encoding beta-galactosidase; this encodes MATTQDASSPEERFARGVRLAPGGLDIGGKLVPLYAGSVHYWRLDPQHWRACLEATRSLGVHLIDIYVPWAVHETGPGQFDFGRADPRRDVGAFLRLAHELGFYVIARPGPHINAELTCFGIPERVIWDPSCQARSARNNPVVLPMLPYGFPVPSYASNAFHDEVARYFNALAPVLTPHLYPDGPIVLLQIDNEGALYFRDGAYDQDYHPDAISLYRDFLREKYRTIEALQRAYAKRAEPTPEGDAVEDVGAALVRAVARERAQAEEGDLRFATITPPVAFDAETPGDLARHLDWSEFHEHLLETAMGRFARALSAAGVDGLPTMHNFPMGQDATPLNPARISRVVDLVGLDYYSIASPSTRQIIARRTSELAVRCEALSLPPFACEMGAGFPPFFPPLEERDSVFVMMAALAYGLRGYNIYMAVERDRWIGAPIDPRGRPRPFAAFWRKLSAALEATRFHELRRPAPVRIVTPRTERRLSRVMHAFGPLTGAFFSIMNFGARDRCLEDDLGLGYPLAVESDTFVRAFEEALDARGVPYAHVGGEDRDISLVGARWVICATSGGLSPELFAWLEATSRQGTLITLGPREPTFDGAFRQLPRPYELKRLLAPGQNLPALLQDDPAAADAAVSRAIDALGLPTFACDPDSVFATLHEDASGTPRVLFLLNPGDADVVARVTVSAQRARDVLDDAHFEARRGALEVRLVPRSVRMLALE
- a CDS encoding TM2 domain-containing protein, translating into MSTSGGGVPPGGGGWGNAGGGWGNGGWGSSPPGGQGVAPGGGGGASSSGGYPPPPPGGYPPPGGTPPPGAGWGAPPGGYGAPPGGGWGPPPAHGGGPPHGAPAHAYSDKDQATAFMLAVFLGTFGVDRFYLGQTGLGLLKLFTCGGLGFWSLIDTILIGTGSMRDAQGLVLRRDAPVGHPTKSQSTLFLLSYFLGYFGVDRFYLGQTGLGIAKLLTCGGLGIWSLIDILMIGMGRFRDAEGNSLRFER